A genomic window from Halorubrum trapanicum includes:
- a CDS encoding bacterio-opsin activator domain-containing protein, whose product MANARALLVHPEEGSDRIETALGAAGFDVTRTDTAASAVAKATTGEYDCVVSEYALAGDDGVALATAIEESDAGVPVVMFTETDEEGVPEAAFESGVDRFLQKNGSASIDQLVSDVSTVCSGVPTSEPRQDISDHEPTASEVRRAVEDAPIGISISDPDLPDYPLVYVNDAWEEHTGYPVEEALGRNPRFLQGPGTDPETVEEIAEAIGNEEEATVEIRNYRRDGTPFWNELTVAPVYDEDGDLTHYVGFQNDISDRKEAERLAEERAEKLATERRSLDRVLGRVNGLLSDISRILVENRDPSVIPERVCEVVAGEPGYAGGWIGEVSSATGRLEIRAASGVSVEAGASFDVDETPTEVREAIETEELRGGSIEGAADGPLEPAAVGGRRLLVVPLTYGERRYGLLGIYGSGADVLDRRERRVCESVGKMIANGLHSLETAEMLTTDRVVELVVEIRDSTGPLARIADAVGGEVEHLGTTRLDDDACELYFRADGDDPDLDELAALPLVESMRTVSETNDGVSFAVTVTESPPLTKLADHGSVVAEAIATPEGSTLTIEAPPEHDVRSILDVFRGEYEGVELRSRVERESRDRTVAEFAAAVDERLTERQRAALKTAELNGYFEWPRPVDGSEIAEQMGITRQTFHQHLRAAERKLVEAYVDPRSCE is encoded by the coding sequence ATGGCGAACGCTCGGGCGCTCCTCGTCCACCCGGAGGAGGGGAGCGATCGGATCGAGACGGCGCTCGGCGCCGCGGGGTTCGACGTGACCCGCACGGACACCGCGGCGTCCGCGGTCGCGAAGGCGACGACCGGCGAGTACGACTGCGTCGTCAGCGAGTACGCGCTGGCCGGCGACGACGGAGTGGCCCTCGCGACCGCGATCGAAGAGTCCGACGCCGGCGTGCCCGTCGTGATGTTCACGGAGACGGACGAGGAGGGGGTGCCGGAGGCCGCCTTCGAGAGCGGCGTCGACAGGTTCCTCCAGAAGAACGGGTCGGCGTCGATCGATCAGCTCGTCTCCGACGTCTCGACGGTCTGTTCGGGGGTCCCGACCTCGGAGCCGCGACAGGACATCTCCGACCACGAGCCGACCGCGTCGGAGGTGCGGCGGGCCGTCGAGGACGCGCCGATCGGGATCAGCATCAGCGATCCGGACCTCCCGGACTACCCCCTCGTGTACGTCAACGACGCCTGGGAGGAACACACCGGCTACCCGGTCGAGGAGGCCCTCGGCCGAAACCCGCGGTTCCTCCAGGGGCCCGGGACGGATCCGGAGACCGTCGAGGAGATCGCCGAGGCGATCGGGAACGAGGAGGAGGCGACCGTCGAGATCCGGAACTACCGGCGCGACGGAACCCCCTTCTGGAACGAGCTGACGGTCGCGCCGGTGTACGACGAGGACGGCGACCTGACCCACTACGTCGGCTTCCAGAACGACATCAGCGACCGGAAGGAGGCGGAGCGGCTCGCCGAGGAGCGCGCCGAGAAGCTCGCGACCGAGCGGCGCTCGCTCGACAGGGTCCTCGGGCGGGTGAACGGGCTCCTCAGCGACATCAGTCGCATCCTCGTCGAGAACCGGGATCCGAGCGTCATCCCGGAGCGCGTGTGCGAGGTCGTCGCCGGCGAGCCGGGGTACGCCGGCGGCTGGATCGGGGAGGTGTCGTCGGCGACCGGTCGCCTCGAGATCCGCGCCGCGAGCGGCGTGTCGGTCGAGGCCGGCGCGTCGTTCGACGTCGACGAGACGCCGACCGAGGTCCGGGAGGCGATCGAGACCGAGGAGCTCCGCGGCGGCTCGATAGAGGGCGCTGCCGACGGGCCGCTCGAACCGGCGGCCGTCGGCGGGCGGCGGCTCCTCGTCGTCCCGCTCACGTACGGGGAGCGACGGTACGGGCTGTTGGGGATCTACGGCAGCGGGGCGGACGTCCTCGACCGCCGCGAGCGGCGGGTGTGCGAGTCCGTCGGGAAGATGATCGCGAACGGGCTCCACTCGCTCGAGACGGCGGAGATGCTCACGACCGACCGCGTCGTGGAGCTCGTGGTCGAGATCCGAGACTCGACGGGGCCGCTCGCGCGGATCGCCGACGCGGTCGGCGGGGAGGTGGAACACCTCGGGACGACGCGGCTCGACGACGACGCCTGCGAGCTGTACTTCCGCGCCGACGGGGATGACCCGGATCTCGACGAGCTCGCCGCCCTCCCGTTGGTCGAGTCGATGCGGACGGTCTCGGAGACGAACGACGGCGTCAGCTTCGCCGTCACCGTCACCGAGTCGCCGCCGCTCACGAAGCTGGCCGACCACGGCAGCGTCGTCGCCGAGGCGATCGCCACGCCGGAGGGGTCGACCCTGACGATCGAGGCGCCGCCCGAGCACGACGTCCGCTCGATCCTCGACGTGTTCCGCGGCGAGTACGAGGGCGTCGAGCTCCGGTCGCGCGTCGAGCGCGAGAGCCGCGACCGCACCGTCGCCGAGTTCGCGGCCGCGGTCGACGAGCGGCTCACCGAGCGCCAGCGCGCCGCCCTGAAGACCGCCGAGCTGAACGGCTACTTCGAGTGGCCGCGACCGGTCGACGGCTCGGAGATCGCGGAGCAGATGGGGATCACCCGACAGACGTTCCACCAGCATCTCCGCGCGGCCGAGCGGAAGCTCGTCGAGGCGTACGTCGACCCCCGATCGTGCGAATGA
- a CDS encoding SRPBCC family protein — MSDDLPDAGDDPFAASDSVVVAAGPETVFAFLDDPANHAAITPGLTDVRDVEPLGNGGKRLSYTYRMAGVGIDGEIVQTVHEPPERHVFELRGRLTGTIDLRLAPVDGGTELTYAATYDLPENALTRVGAPAIRRFNERQLRAALENVAAEFDADG, encoded by the coding sequence GTGAGCGACGACCTCCCGGACGCGGGCGACGACCCCTTCGCCGCGAGCGACTCGGTCGTCGTCGCGGCCGGCCCGGAGACCGTGTTCGCGTTCCTCGACGACCCCGCGAACCACGCGGCGATCACGCCCGGGCTCACGGACGTTCGAGACGTCGAACCCCTGGGGAACGGCGGGAAACGGCTCTCGTACACCTACCGGATGGCCGGGGTCGGGATCGACGGCGAGATCGTCCAGACCGTCCACGAGCCGCCCGAGCGCCACGTCTTCGAGCTCCGCGGCCGCCTCACCGGGACGATCGACCTCCGGCTCGCCCCCGTCGACGGGGGGACGGAGCTGACGTACGCCGCGACGTACGACCTGCCGGAGAACGCGCTCACGAGGGTCGGCGCGCCCGCGATCCGCCGGTTCAACGAGCGACAGCTCCGGGCGGCCCTGGAGAACGTGGCCGCGGAGTTCGACGCGGACGGATGA
- a CDS encoding SPFH domain-containing protein — MDPITLQAGLGLGLVSVGLLALLLVVVTLWQSFEIVDAYEKKTLTVFGEYRKLLEPGINLIPPFVSRTYPFDMRTQTLDVPRQEAITRDNSPVTADAVVYIKVMDAKKAFLEVDDYKKAVSNLAQTTLRAVLGDMELDDTLNKRQEINAKIRKELDEPTDEWGIRVESVEVREVNPSKDVQQAMEQQTSAERRRRAMILEAQGERRSAVEQAEGDKQSNIIRAQGEKQSQILEAQGDAISTVLRARSAESMGERAIIERGMETLEEIGKGESTTFVLPQELTSLVGRYGKALSGSDVQEMEGLDGKEFDDDTRKMLGLDDIDEILGQIEESAEMNVEELEKEAEAVKTGDAGASIRSADEVIQEMDEEEAPAEVEKEE; from the coding sequence ATGGATCCGATCACCCTCCAAGCCGGGCTCGGGCTCGGGCTCGTGAGCGTCGGCCTGCTCGCGCTCTTGCTCGTGGTCGTCACGCTCTGGCAGTCGTTCGAGATCGTCGACGCCTACGAGAAGAAGACGCTCACCGTCTTCGGCGAGTACCGCAAGCTGCTCGAACCGGGCATCAACCTCATCCCGCCGTTCGTCTCCCGCACGTACCCGTTCGACATGCGGACCCAGACGCTGGACGTCCCCCGCCAGGAGGCGATCACGCGGGACAACTCCCCGGTGACCGCGGACGCCGTCGTCTACATCAAGGTGATGGACGCGAAGAAAGCGTTCCTGGAGGTCGACGACTACAAGAAGGCCGTCTCGAACCTCGCGCAGACCACGCTCCGCGCCGTCCTCGGCGACATGGAGCTCGACGACACGCTGAACAAGCGCCAGGAGATCAACGCGAAGATCCGCAAGGAACTCGACGAGCCCACCGACGAGTGGGGGATCCGCGTCGAGAGCGTCGAGGTCCGCGAGGTCAACCCCTCGAAGGACGTCCAGCAGGCGATGGAGCAGCAGACCTCCGCCGAGCGCCGCCGCCGCGCGATGATCCTCGAAGCGCAGGGGGAACGCCGCTCCGCCGTCGAGCAGGCCGAGGGTGACAAGCAGTCCAACATCATCCGCGCGCAGGGTGAAAAGCAGTCCCAGATCCTCGAAGCGCAGGGGGACGCCATCTCGACCGTCCTCCGCGCGCGCTCCGCCGAGTCGATGGGCGAGCGCGCCATCATCGAGCGCGGCATGGAGACCTTAGAAGAGATCGGCAAGGGCGAGTCCACCACGTTCGTCCTCCCGCAGGAGCTCACGAGTCTGGTGGGGCGCTACGGCAAGGCCCTCTCCGGCTCCGACGTCCAGGAGATGGAGGGGCTCGACGGGAAGGAGTTCGACGACGACACCCGGAAGATGCTCGGACTCGACGACATCGACGAGATCCTCGGCCAGATCGAGGAGTCCGCGGAGATGAACGTCGAGGAGCTGGAGAAGGAGGCGGAGGCCGTGAAGACGGGCGACGCCGGCGCGAGCATCAGGTCCGCCGACGAAGTCATCCAAGAGATGGACGAGGAAGAGGCGCCGGCGGAAGTCGAGAAAGAGGAGTAG
- a CDS encoding MarR family transcriptional regulator produces MTEGFDGQKRETLRRFAAVGAAAPFVGTASADDADADENETREAIRGYVPTTPGAHFSKLRDDLRLGTGEAQYHLRKLEEAGAIESVKDADYRRFFPAGRFDATDKRALGYLRRETPRGMILALLRDPDATGADLASALGVSRPTISAAAADLERAGLLDRTDGYALTEPERLLTLVVRYADSFDAEAVAFADEAASLVAYDP; encoded by the coding sequence GTGACAGAGGGGTTCGACGGCCAGAAGCGCGAGACGCTCCGGCGGTTCGCCGCGGTCGGAGCCGCCGCGCCGTTCGTCGGGACCGCGAGCGCCGACGACGCCGACGCCGACGAGAACGAGACGCGGGAGGCGATCCGTGGCTACGTGCCGACGACCCCCGGCGCGCACTTCTCGAAGCTCCGCGACGACCTCCGGCTCGGCACCGGCGAGGCGCAGTACCACCTCCGGAAGCTGGAGGAGGCGGGGGCGATCGAGTCGGTGAAGGACGCCGACTACCGGCGCTTCTTCCCCGCCGGCCGGTTCGACGCGACCGACAAGCGGGCGCTCGGCTACCTCCGCCGGGAGACGCCGCGCGGGATGATCCTCGCGCTGCTGCGCGACCCCGACGCGACCGGCGCCGACCTCGCGAGCGCGCTCGGCGTCTCACGGCCGACGATAAGCGCCGCGGCCGCCGACTTGGAACGCGCCGGCCTCCTCGACCGGACCGACGGCTACGCGCTGACCGAGCCGGAGCGGCTGCTCACGCTCGTCGTCCGCTACGCCGACTCCTTCGACGCCGAGGCCGTCGCGTTCGCCGACGAGGCGGCGTCGCTGGTCGCGTACGACCCGTAG
- a CDS encoding DUF84 family protein — protein MTTLRVGVGSGNPVKRRAVELALGSAADDDLPGDPTGVAVESVPVDSGVSEQPTGHAETISGAENRAAAVLEAEPKGGADAPGDGATYDIGVGIEGGVAAFDGADDLFLIMWAAVTDGDRVGRAAGPSLALPADVAARIDDGEELGPVMDDLLDTDGVAKRGGAAGALTNGRVDRAEALAAGVSGALGPFVTGLY, from the coding sequence ATGACGACCCTGCGAGTCGGCGTCGGCAGCGGCAACCCGGTGAAGCGGCGCGCGGTCGAACTGGCGCTCGGATCGGCGGCGGACGACGACCTCCCCGGCGACCCGACCGGCGTCGCGGTCGAGTCGGTCCCCGTCGACTCCGGCGTGAGCGAGCAGCCGACGGGCCACGCGGAGACGATTTCGGGCGCCGAGAACCGAGCGGCTGCGGTCCTCGAAGCGGAACCGAAAGGCGGCGCCGACGCGCCGGGCGACGGGGCGACGTACGACATCGGCGTCGGCATCGAGGGCGGCGTCGCGGCGTTCGACGGGGCCGACGACCTGTTCCTGATCATGTGGGCGGCGGTGACCGACGGCGACCGCGTCGGCCGCGCCGCCGGCCCGAGCCTCGCGCTTCCGGCCGACGTCGCCGCCCGCATCGACGACGGGGAGGAGCTCGGCCCGGTGATGGACGACCTCCTCGACACCGACGGCGTCGCGAAGCGCGGCGGCGCGGCCGGCGCGCTCACGAACGGCCGCGTCGACCGCGCCGAGGCGCTCGCGGCCGGTGTGAGCGGGGCGCTCGGGCCGTTCGTCACCGGGCTGTACTGA
- a CDS encoding cobalamin-binding protein has protein sequence MSSPRVVSLAPSATATVAALGGADRLVGVTAHCDLAEDPDAGSAHGEESPTVVGGWLNPDLDRVVDLDPDVVLTSDGLQSGLADDCRDRGLDVAHREPSTLDDAVEGFAARGTDVGRPDAGERLAADARDRLDRIADAVADRPRPTVYCEEWSDPPMAAGNWVPDAVRAAGGRYPFVDPGDRSREVDPAAVERADPDHVVVHVCGHGDRVDPATVAERDWVDAPVHVLDDSLLNQPSPALLDGVERLARSLHPDAFSAAGDDDRV, from the coding sequence ATGTCTTCGCCCCGCGTCGTCTCGCTCGCGCCGAGCGCGACCGCGACGGTCGCCGCGCTCGGCGGGGCCGACCGCCTCGTCGGCGTCACCGCCCACTGCGACCTCGCCGAGGACCCCGACGCCGGGTCCGCGCACGGCGAGGAGTCCCCGACCGTCGTCGGCGGCTGGCTGAACCCCGACCTCGACCGGGTCGTCGACCTCGACCCCGACGTCGTCCTCACGAGCGACGGGCTCCAGTCGGGCCTCGCCGACGACTGCCGCGACCGCGGCCTCGACGTCGCGCACCGCGAGCCGTCGACGCTGGACGACGCGGTCGAGGGGTTCGCCGCACGCGGGACCGACGTCGGCCGCCCGGACGCGGGCGAGCGGCTCGCGGCCGACGCGCGCGACCGCCTCGACCGGATCGCCGACGCCGTCGCCGACCGCCCCCGTCCGACCGTCTACTGCGAGGAGTGGTCCGACCCGCCGATGGCGGCCGGCAACTGGGTCCCGGACGCAGTCCGCGCCGCGGGCGGGCGCTATCCCTTCGTCGACCCGGGCGATCGCTCCCGCGAGGTCGACCCCGCCGCCGTCGAGCGCGCCGACCCCGACCACGTCGTCGTCCACGTCTGCGGGCACGGCGACCGCGTCGACCCCGCGACCGTCGCCGAGCGCGACTGGGTCGACGCCCCCGTCCACGTCCTCGACGACTCCCTCCTCAACCAGCCGAGCCCCGCGCTCCTCGACGGGGTCGAGCGGCTGGCTCGCTCGCTCCATCCCGACGCGTTTTCGGCCGCGGGCGACGACGACCGCGTATGA
- a CDS encoding AN1-type zinc finger domain-containing protein → MTDGQCIVCGSSANTDGMPYRCAYCGDPVCSDHRLPENHGCSGERLAADEDPEDRGPQPMDSEDVTTMGTTPTETGQSSPDVALDGSIARDDPAEQDDEESESWWRRLLPW, encoded by the coding sequence ATGACCGACGGACAGTGTATCGTCTGCGGGTCGTCCGCGAACACCGACGGGATGCCGTACCGGTGCGCCTACTGCGGTGATCCGGTCTGTTCCGACCATCGTCTCCCGGAAAATCACGGCTGTTCCGGTGAACGGCTCGCTGCGGACGAGGATCCGGAGGATCGAGGTCCGCAGCCGATGGACTCGGAAGACGTGACGACGATGGGAACGACGCCGACCGAGACCGGTCAGTCGTCTCCGGACGTCGCCCTCGACGGGTCTATCGCCCGCGATGATCCGGCCGAACAGGACGACGAGGAGTCAGAGTCTTGGTGGCGGCGGCTACTCCCGTGGTAG
- a CDS encoding transcription initiation factor IIB family protein, producing the protein MSERLHTRGSRSRTETNEEESESTDETLSCPECGGHVINDEEHGETVCSDCGLVVEADSVDRGPEWRAFDSREKDEKSRVGAPTTNTMHDKGLSTNIDWRDKDAYGRSLGARQRQKMQRLRKWNERFRTRDSKERNLKQALGEIDRMASAQGLPDNVRETASVIYRRALDEDLLPGRSIEGVSTSCVYAAARMAGVPRSLDEIADVSRVEKAEIARTYRYVVRELKLEVKPADPEQYVPRFASDLELSEESEMRAKSLLRNAKEKGVHSGKSPVGLAAAAVYAAALLTNEKTTQAAVSEVADISEVTIRNRYHELLEAEDGLVA; encoded by the coding sequence ATGAGTGAACGACTACACACACGGGGGAGTCGCTCCCGAACGGAGACGAACGAGGAGGAATCGGAGAGCACCGACGAGACGCTCAGCTGCCCGGAGTGCGGGGGCCACGTCATCAACGACGAGGAGCACGGCGAGACGGTCTGCAGCGACTGCGGGCTCGTCGTCGAGGCGGACTCGGTCGACCGCGGGCCGGAGTGGCGCGCGTTCGACTCCCGCGAGAAGGACGAGAAGAGCCGCGTCGGCGCCCCGACCACGAACACGATGCACGACAAGGGGCTCTCGACGAACATCGACTGGCGCGACAAGGACGCGTACGGCCGCTCGCTCGGCGCGCGCCAGCGCCAGAAGATGCAGCGGCTCCGCAAGTGGAACGAGCGGTTCCGCACCCGCGACTCGAAGGAGCGCAACCTGAAGCAGGCGCTCGGCGAGATCGACCGCATGGCGAGCGCACAGGGGCTCCCGGACAACGTCCGCGAGACCGCGAGCGTCATCTACCGCCGCGCGCTCGACGAGGACCTCCTCCCCGGCCGCTCCATCGAGGGCGTCTCCACCTCCTGCGTGTACGCCGCCGCCCGGATGGCCGGCGTCCCGCGCAGCCTCGACGAGATCGCCGACGTCTCGCGAGTCGAGAAGGCCGAGATCGCGCGGACGTACCGCTACGTCGTCCGCGAGCTGAAGCTCGAAGTGAAGCCGGCCGACCCCGAGCAGTACGTCCCCCGATTCGCCTCCGACCTGGAGCTCTCCGAGGAGTCCGAGATGCGCGCGAAGAGCCTCCTGCGCAACGCCAAGGAGAAGGGCGTCCACTCGGGCAAGTCGCCCGTAGGCCTCGCCGCGGCCGCCGTCTACGCCGCCGCGCTGCTCACCAACGAGAAGACGACACAGGCCGCGGTCTCGGAGGTCGCCGACATCTCCGAGGTCACCATCCGGAACCGGTACCACGAGCTGTTAGAGGCCGAGGACGGCCTCGTCGCGTAG
- a CDS encoding type I 3-dehydroquinate dehydratase encodes MFEEFVLAASTADLTEEPRAREDADAVEFRMDLANSPLSQLDAYDGELPLVVTNRASWEGGEADGLGRYDALSDAIGRDTVAAVDVELAALRGTRPDPAEESHATALRDAAREAGVDVIASVHDFESTPEPAALVDLLADAASEGDVGKLATTATAPADALAMIEATHEATAAGHRVATVCMGEPGRHTRAVTPLYGSKIGYAPVDPANATAPGQYPLATLRELVDGLREGEADE; translated from the coding sequence ATGTTCGAGGAGTTCGTCCTCGCCGCGAGCACGGCCGACCTCACGGAGGAGCCGCGCGCCCGCGAGGACGCCGACGCCGTGGAGTTCCGGATGGACCTCGCAAACTCCCCGCTCTCCCAGCTCGACGCGTACGACGGCGAGCTCCCGCTCGTCGTCACGAACCGGGCGTCGTGGGAGGGCGGCGAGGCCGACGGGCTGGGCCGCTACGACGCGCTCTCGGACGCGATCGGGCGCGACACCGTCGCCGCGGTCGACGTCGAGCTCGCCGCGCTGCGCGGGACGCGCCCGGACCCGGCTGAGGAGTCGCACGCGACCGCGCTGCGCGACGCCGCGCGCGAGGCGGGGGTCGACGTGATCGCCTCGGTCCACGACTTCGAGTCGACGCCCGAGCCCGCCGCGCTCGTCGACCTGCTCGCCGACGCCGCGAGCGAGGGCGACGTGGGGAAGCTGGCGACGACCGCGACCGCGCCGGCCGACGCGCTCGCGATGATCGAGGCGACCCACGAGGCGACCGCCGCCGGCCACCGCGTCGCGACGGTGTGTATGGGCGAGCCGGGGCGGCACACCCGCGCGGTCACGCCCCTCTACGGCTCGAAGATCGGCTACGCGCCCGTCGACCCCGCGAACGCGACCGCACCGGGCCAGTATCCGCTCGCGACGCTCAGAGAGCTGGTCGACGGGCTGAGAGAGGGCGAAGCTGACGAGTGA
- a CDS encoding rhomboid family intramembrane serine protease, with product MATCDVCGEYENLPYQCKRCGQTFCAEHRLPENHDCPGLAEWDDPGGVFDSGFDESVEGGPAGDAGDGAGVLDRVKGRIDRETGTGGVLGYFRNNATYAILLAMWVTFVAQWIALFVGGEALHNTLFVLRSEAIANVWTWVTSVFSHAPGQLFHIIGNSIVILFFGPLVERAVGSKKFVGFFFGAGIAAGLGHVLFAIATNAPPTGVLGASGAGFAILGVLTVWRPNMQVLLFFVIPMKIKYLTWGIAIVSAALVVTTGTGGVGGIAHLAHLIGFAIGLAFGKRNEGLARSAGGMGGVSMGGARGPRGPGGPGGPGGRR from the coding sequence ATGGCGACGTGCGACGTGTGTGGGGAGTACGAGAACCTCCCGTACCAGTGTAAGCGGTGCGGCCAGACGTTCTGTGCCGAACACCGACTGCCCGAGAACCACGACTGTCCGGGCCTCGCCGAGTGGGACGACCCCGGCGGCGTCTTCGACAGCGGCTTCGACGAGAGCGTCGAGGGAGGGCCCGCCGGCGACGCCGGGGACGGCGCGGGCGTCCTCGATCGGGTCAAGGGTCGGATCGACCGCGAGACCGGCACCGGCGGCGTCTTGGGGTACTTCCGCAACAACGCGACGTACGCCATCCTGCTGGCGATGTGGGTGACGTTCGTCGCGCAGTGGATCGCGCTGTTCGTCGGTGGGGAGGCGCTCCACAACACGCTGTTCGTGCTCCGGTCGGAGGCGATCGCGAACGTCTGGACGTGGGTGACCTCGGTGTTCTCGCACGCCCCCGGACAGCTGTTCCACATAATCGGCAACAGCATCGTGATCCTGTTCTTCGGCCCGCTCGTCGAGCGCGCCGTCGGGTCGAAGAAGTTCGTCGGGTTCTTTTTCGGCGCGGGGATCGCCGCGGGGCTCGGCCACGTCCTCTTCGCGATCGCGACGAACGCCCCGCCGACGGGCGTGCTCGGCGCCAGCGGCGCCGGCTTCGCGATCCTCGGCGTGCTCACCGTCTGGCGGCCGAACATGCAGGTCCTCCTCTTCTTCGTGATCCCGATGAAAATCAAGTACCTGACGTGGGGGATCGCGATCGTCTCCGCGGCGCTGGTGGTCACGACGGGCACCGGCGGCGTCGGCGGCATCGCGCACCTCGCGCACCTGATCGGCTTCGCGATCGGGCTCGCGTTCGGCAAGCGCAACGAGGGGCTCGCGCGCTCCGCGGGCGGCATGGGCGGCGTCTCGATGGGCGGCGCGCGCGGCCCGCGCGGTCCGGGTGGGCCGGGCGGCCCCGGCGGGCGGCGCTGA
- a CDS encoding endonuclease V translates to MDLARPDLRPDPSLSRDEMEALQREIAAAATFDDDHALDPSAIAVDEAASLADGLPPARDDAQERLGTGDDGGSADTTPDPDAPTVVGVDQAFLTDRGEDRPDAAVSAAVALRGGTVVEYASATTPLSIPYVPGLLAFREGEPILAALDALDAEPDLLVCDGSGRIHYREAGLATHVGVLRDVPSVGVAKRLLCGEPDESTGERPEGWRTPIRADDAVTTAEPGTVIGHAFQSRQYPNSKRVNPLYVSPGHRVSAATAVEFVAALCARYKLPEPTRLADAYADTVKRDAE, encoded by the coding sequence ATGGACCTCGCGCGGCCCGACCTCCGACCCGATCCGTCGCTGTCGCGCGACGAGATGGAGGCGCTCCAGCGCGAGATCGCGGCGGCCGCGACGTTCGACGACGACCACGCGCTCGACCCGTCCGCGATCGCGGTCGACGAGGCGGCCTCGCTCGCGGACGGCCTGCCGCCGGCGCGCGACGACGCGCAGGAGCGGCTGGGGACCGGCGACGACGGGGGCAGCGCCGACACGACGCCCGATCCCGACGCCCCGACCGTCGTCGGCGTCGACCAGGCGTTCCTCACCGACCGCGGCGAGGACCGCCCCGACGCCGCCGTCTCCGCCGCGGTCGCGCTCCGGGGCGGGACCGTGGTCGAGTACGCGAGCGCGACGACGCCGCTGTCGATCCCCTACGTCCCGGGCCTGCTCGCGTTCCGCGAGGGGGAGCCGATACTGGCCGCGCTCGACGCGCTCGACGCCGAGCCGGACCTGCTGGTCTGTGACGGTTCGGGCCGCATCCATTACCGGGAGGCCGGGCTCGCGACGCACGTCGGCGTCCTCCGCGACGTGCCCAGCGTCGGCGTCGCGAAGCGCCTCCTCTGCGGCGAGCCCGACGAATCGACGGGCGAGCGGCCCGAGGGCTGGCGGACGCCGATCCGGGCGGACGACGCGGTGACGACCGCCGAGCCGGGAACCGTCATCGGCCACGCGTTCCAGTCGCGGCAGTACCCGAACAGCAAACGGGTGAACCCGCTGTACGTGAGCCCCGGCCACCGCGTGTCGGCGGCGACCGCGGTCGAGTTCGTCGCGGCGCTGTGTGCGAGATACAAGCTTCCCGAGCCGACGCGGCTCGCGGACGCGTACGCCGATACGGTGAAGCGGGACGCGGAGTGA